The Lancefieldella sp. Marseille-Q7238 genomic interval GTATGTCCCGCAAGGACACAGTGAGTTGATTCTCCACCGATAGGAACTGACGTGTTCACAACATGCCCAACACCATGCTGAAGCACTTTATCAGTTGTAAAATGATAAATGGGGAGATCAACACTAATTTTTGGTATTATCAGCTCACCCATGGTACCGTCTCCGGCAACATTGAGGACTTCCTTGTATTCTTCGTTTCCAGGCATCGTATCTTTACTGTCAAATGGGTCAATGACTTTTGAGCTACCATCACGAAGATGTTTATTAAAGGCTATTGCTTTCTCTTTTTCAGAAGAAAGATCCTCTTTTTTCATTGCTGTTACAGTTTTTTCTTGAGTCGCACTCACTTCATTTTGGGCTTGCTGATTAAGCCAATCACTTACAAATGGATAAGATATAAGTGCAAGACCTGCTACTAAAGCAATAATAGATAAAATCAGCCAAATCTGGGAACGTTTCTTTTTCTTTATATTTTCAACATTTAACTGAGTTCCGGACATCTGTATACCGGATATTTGAGGCACTGATACTTTCCTTCTACCGGACACAGTAACAGAAGCAGGAGAATCTGATGATTCTCCTGCTTCACTACCATGCTTCATATGTTTTGCATAAGTCATGGTTGAAACAAATCCTGCTTACTTAAGCGCGCTGCTTCCTTGAACGAATGATTGCAAACACGCCAGCGGCGAGAAGAACAGTTCCTGCTGCAGTAAGAGCAAAGGTACCTGCATCGCCGGTAACAGGAAGGACAGGCTGCTTCTTATCGACTACATTTTGAGAATTAACAAGGAAATTGTTCTCGGTTACACCCTCTGTAGCTGGGTTATCAGCAGTAGCAGTGGTTTCACTAAGATCAAACTCAATGTCTTCGACCTTGGTGTAGCCGGTAGGCACACCAGTCTCAGAAATCTTGTAGTGACCGGCAGCAAGGCCGGAGAAGTAGACATAGCCCTTATCATCGGAGGTAGAAGTTAAAACCTTGCCGTTGGGAAGGGTGAGAGTAAAGGTAGCACCCTTAAGAGGATTGCCTTCAGGGTCAGTCTTCTTGAAGACATAGCCATAAGTCTTCACCTTAGTTGTGCTATCAGGGGTAACAGTTGTCGAATCATAAGGGTTAGGATTAAACGTAACGGTGGCAGTGTTGCCAGTTACATCATCTGCGCTGTGAGAAAAAGCTTCAGAAGTAAGCTCTGCCTCATAGGTAACCTCAATTGATTTACCAGGGTTAGCCAGGATGTAATCCTTCTTGAACTCAATGGTATAGCCGTTCTCAGCTGCCGTCAGGGTGTAATCAGCGCCGGAAACTGCCGTCTCACCATTGATCTTAATGGTGCTCGTCTTGATTTTAAGGCCCTTGGTCGGCTTATCACCAATCGTGAAGGTGGCGTTTTTAGAATCCTTTGGATAGTTAGGAATAGCAGTGTTGACCTTGAAGGGAACGGTATCGCCAACACTGTACTTGTCAGTAGATTCCTTGTACTCAGAACCAACAGTCTTCTTGACAGTGACATCGGTCTTCTTGACGTCGATAGGAGCAACGTCACGAGACTTATAGACACCGCCCTCGACCTTTGGTGATACGTCAACGACCATGTTCTGATACACGCGGGTCTTACCACTTGCAGAGGTAACACGGACCAGATAGTAGCCGCTTCCAAGGGTAAGCTTGGCGTTACCGTCGGCGCCTGCAGTTGCAGTAGCATTAGCGGCCTTTGAGGTCAGCGCGTTTGCGATGGCCGCAGTGGCATTCTGCATAGCGGAACCCTGAGTAAAGGTATAGCCATCGGTAGCAACGGCAGCGATCTTCTCGATCGTATCGTACTCAGAGGGCAGGCCATCCGCCATCTTGTAGGTCAGATTGTTGGCAGCATCAATATCTGCATCAGCAATCTGATAGGCACTTACAACGTCACCCGTTTCAAGACCCTTGATGGTGACTTCGCTGTCAGCAACATCCTGAGCGCTTGTAGGCGCTGCAAATGCCTTGACCGGCACCAGAGAGAAAGCCAGAACGGCTGCTGCAAGAAGACAGCTGATCCTCCCCAGAATGCCCTTAGAAGCAAATTTCATTCTTTCCTCCTTTTCATTTTCTGGTCATCCAGAATGAATCGACATTTATTTGCATCTTGTAAAGTCTTACAAGTCACAAACTGAAACAACGTGGGATACGATCTATCGACGTTTTTTCGCATTTCTCGCGAATGCGATCCCACCCGAAACCGCAAGCGTTGTACCTGCCACTACGATACCTACAATACCGGCGCCTGCGGTCGTCGGAAGACCCGGAATGGGTTCATCGGCTATGGTGATCGTCGGGACATTTCCAATCTTGGGAAGAGCTGCTTGCGCTCCGCCCGAATCTACGGTGCTCACATTGCCGTCTTCGTCGACAATGATCTTGTGAACTTGTGTATCAAGGTTATATCCGGCCGGAGCCTGGGTCTCTTTGAGCCAATAGGTCTTGCCGGCGATAAGACCGTAGAAGAGCGCTTTGCCGTCTCCGTCGGTTGTCACGGTTGCATCGGGAATAGGACTGGTAAGGGAGGCGTCGCTATAGACGAGCGCGGGGTTGTCGCCTGCGCCAAACGAGCCGTCATTGTTATCCTCATAGAGCGTAAATTTCGCGCCACTCAATGCGGTAGCTCCGTCAGTGCTCTTCTTGAGCACGGCGAGCGGCACGGCAATGTACTTATTGGTAAATACCGCTCCGTCGCCATCATATTCAGGGGTCGCCGTAAGGGTACCGTCGCCGTTGTCCACAACCTTTACCGTGACATTTTCCACGTGATCGTCGTTTTTATAGCCGGTCCCTCCGCCGCGTACCTCTGTAATGGTATAGCGATACGTACCTGGCTGAGTGTATTCGATCTTATCAAAGGCAACGGCGCCGTTGCTATCGTTGGTTTTCAGCTGATCGGTAGCATCATCCTGACCCTTAAGCCTGAACTGGAATTGTCCGTCCTCAAGCGGACGGCCTTCCAAGACCTTAGTCGCGCTGAGGCTGACTTCACCTTTTGCCTTATAGGTATTGGTGATCTCAAAGGAACCAGTCTGGGCAGTGATACCCTTAAGCGTGATCACAGAGCCTGCAGCCGAAGACGTTCCCTGCGCCGTTGCCGTTACAGCGGAAGCCTCATAGTAGGACGGAAGAGATTCTTCCTCAAACGTATAAGTATGCCCAAGGGGTCCTGCAGGGACGCTCTCTAGAGTCGTCTCATAGGTATTGGTCCCTGTTTTTGTCAACGTAACGTCGTACTTTTTCTCGTTCACCGTTCCGGCATCACGCGTGACGGTGCCCCGAAGTACCGCAGGTCGGCTTGCGTTGTTTTGAACGTGGTCATCGCCGGCCCACTGTTTTGTGATCTTCAGTTTTGACGTATCGGGAGAAACTACCGGCTTGTTATAGAGAGCCTCGGCAGGATCGCTCACCTTTGTTGTAACAGTCCCGTCAGAAGACGTTGACGTCAGGATGGTCCTGAAGGAGATCTTGGCCTTATCGTTATCATTTGAATAAAGGCCCTTGGAATCGTTAACGCCGTCACCGTCGTTATCTCCGTCTTCCAGAGTTGCGCCTTCTGCTATGGCGTCATACGCGGCCTGAGTCGCTTTTGTCTTGAGCGTGATCGAATACGTAACGCCATCCTCAAGGACCTTTGACGAATCACGTTCGGGCGACCAGGTAACGGTCTTATCGGCCATATTGAATACGGGCTTTACGTAATCCCAGCTGCCCGTTGTTGCTCCTGTTGAAGAATCGTAGCTTGCAAGCACCGTACCGTCAGACGCCGTCTTTTTCAAAACGTACTGGGGCGTCCCGGTACCGGCAAAATCCATGTTCACGGTATTAAGACCGTCATTAATGGTGACTTGCTTATAGGTAATCGACTTGGTAATGACAGAGGCGATCGCCTTGAGAGCATCTTCCAGCTCGGCGGTGTTGTTTGCCTTATAGTAGTATTTGCCATTTGGTGCCTGATGCTCATTCCCGGTATATGCATAGTTAGTCAGTTGTCTGAGGTAGTTATGTCCTCCGTACATATACACTGAATAGAGATGGTATCCGGACTGACCGAGAGCACGGGCTTCGTCTAAAGCGCTGTAATAACCATCGTAGTTGTTTGTCCAGATAGGATTCCCCCCATCCCCCTTTTTTGAGTCGGAAGGCCATCGGTGACAAAGAGCACATAGGTGGGATTCCCATTCGCCGCTTTTTGGTCAGCAAGGTATTTTGCTTCCCCAAGGGCCTCTTCCCAGTTTGTACCTGTGTGCCATCCCATATTGTTAGTTGCCCTTTGGAATGTGTTGAGATCCGCCGTCCAATTACATTCGACATGCGGTTTCTCATTGAAGGATAGCAGGGCCATTTCCACAACATCTTTTTTTGCATCTTTATTGATTCCGAGGATGGTCGACGAAAGATCATTTACAACGCGTTTTGCAGCCTGAAGACGAGTCAAGCCTCCGCCAGCTTGTGAAGTCATACTGGAAGAGTTGTCAAAAACGACCAGAACGTTTGCTTTCTGCTCCTCGGAAGCAGAGGCGGTTTCGCCTTTAACGGTAAGCGTCAGATCATAGGTACCGTCACCGTTTGAGGTTAGTGTCTTTTTATGTACTGGTGGGGTTGTGATTTCCGGATCTTGTGCAAATGCACTGCCGGAAGTAAAAAGTAACTGCCCTACAAGAGCAAATAAAAATACTACTAGGAAGAGAGGGAGTTTATTACGCCCCCTCCCGCGCGTTTTAGCACAGGCAGAAATCTGCTTTGGCCTGCTATTTACTAAAATCATAGCTCTCCTCGCAAGTGCCGTTTCTCTTTTAGTTCAACTTTCCTTAGATTACTTTAGGACTTACTGTATCAGAAGAAACGAAATGATTTCTTTCTTTTCTCATCTTCACAATAAATGTATATTTCGAAATGGTAATTGAAATATAGCTTATCTACCTAGTCTTTATTTAACGACGATTTATGGAGATGTTCAAGGTTCAAAAATACACCGCCCAAAACATATGAGCGGTGTATGAAACTTAAACTATGGCCGAAAGCTCAGGCTATGCGACCAGCCTTAAAGTTGTTGCCTCTGGCACGCCTCAGCCTCTGGCAGCACGATACTTCTTGGCAACGATCGCGAGAAGTACGACCGCACTACCGGCGGCAGCTGTCATAAGAGCATACTGCATCATCGAGTTGTCGCCCGTATAAGGAACGGTCTTGTGCGACTTTGGCGGTACCGGATTGGTCGTAGTGTTGGTATCCGTATCTATCAAGCCGTCGCTCACATGAGCGGTATTGACAACATTGACATCTTTGGTGCCCTTATCGACCTTGACCTTAAAGGTTACGGTAAGAGTCTCTCCGGAAGCCACGTTCTTCTTCCAGGTAACCTTATGCGCAGCTTCATCATATACGCCGTCGTTATCAGCGGAACCATCAACATAGGTGGTATGCTCAGGGATAGCGTCGGTAATGGTAACGTCGCGAGCGGTATTTGTGGTATTGGTATACGTCACAGAATACGTCAGTATCTGTCCCGCTTTTACCTTATTGCCATCAATAGTATTACCGTCAGCATCAAGGACATCTTTTTTGGGCTGAGGTTCAATAACCCATACGCCAATAAAGTGTGCATTCTTATGGTCAATGGTCTCAGAATCGTGATCATAGCCCATAAAGACCCATGTGCCTTCAGAAGTCTCTACGCGAGTCTTTCCGTCAATAGGAGGATCAGGAGTTACTGTTGTACCGTTTTTAATCCCTGTTTGCTTGCCGGGAAGCAGATCGAGAACTTCTTGGGGAAGCTCTTTACCGGGCGTACCGCTCACAAATTCGTGATCCTTTGCATACAGCAGGTCTGTAACGACTTTGTTTGAATCAGTTTTAATGTTATCCACATTCTGCGTCACAATATTGGTGATACTCTCAGCACCCTGCTGAGTAACCTTCTCATTGGTAACCGTCTTATAAACGATAGTATAGTATTTACCGCCGTTACCCTTAGTCAGATGCTTCTTGGCAATATCAACAGTAACTTTCTGTCCTTCAACTGTAACGGTATAATCATCGCCCTCTGTCAGAGTGGTGCCGTCTTGAGTGACCGTAAGGCTCTTGAAATCCAAACGCTCGTCAAACGTATCGACCATACTCATAGATGTAATAGGGCCAATGGTATCTACACCCGGTTTGGGCATACGGTATTTGGTTGTATAGGTAAGCTCTTGGCCGGCTTCTGCCTGTACCTCAGCCTTGTCGACCTCTTTGGTTGGAGGAGGTGCAATGACCTCTGTATAGAGTCCAAAAAGACCGCCACATGACATGGTAGTGCCGTACTCAAAGTTGATCTTGTTGTCCACCGACCGAATACCCATGCCGGTAACATTGTGTTCCGCGTCGTCACCGGATGTGCCGGCAGGATCAGTCGGCTCCCACGTGGTCTTGTTCCCAACAGTAGTTTCATGAAGATTGTTGCGATTGTTCTTAACGATCTTGTCGAATGCCGTATCCTTGTTGAACACAGAGAACGTCTCTTTGCGATTATGTGTGCTGATAACGTCGATGTCGGAGGGGAACATGACCGCCCTGAGATCGCAAGGAGACCCGTCCTGGTACTTCAGCTCAACGGTAACGTTGGCATTGACTGAAAAAGTATGGAACATGTCCTTGGTATAGGTGGGATGCGTGCCATCAAGGTAATTCTGAATATAGAAGGATTTTTTGCCCCAGTTTTCATCAACCATCATAAACGGTACAACAGTCTTGGAGGGATTTTCAAAATCTCCGGTCCCCTCCTGCAAAAAGCCCAAATCAACACTATTTACCGTTACGTACACATCAACAGCTTTGCTGTTCACAGTGCCGGCATTTGAAAACTTAAGCCGAAGCGGCTGGTTAAACGACTGATCTCCCCGATTGGCCTTATCTACCTTAAGAGCAAAGACCGTACTCTGTTCACGGCCGGCCTCAGGAGGAAGAACGTCCATCTCAACATCACCGCTTTGGGAGAGCACCTCCATGTTTGCCTGAGTCATGGTGAACTGATACGCCTGGACATGAGCAAGATCGGTATCATCCTTGATTTCAGTAACTGCAAAAGCAGCAGTTGATGGTACTACTATCAAACACGCTAACAGGGCTGCAAGAAATACCGACGCCCTTTTTATGATCCGTTTGCGCATAACATACCTCTCGCTATAGGCTATACACACCGACGCAGATACTATCTCATAGTCATATCGCCTTATCCGTAAAAGTCAAAAGAAATTACCCCCACACACACAAAATTAACAAACTTAGGCAACAGAACTCATGTTTATTAACCGTAATCCTATGCATAGTTGATAGTGATCATACGCATAGTTGTCCATTCGAAAATAGTTGCCCATTCGAAAATGGTCTGCAAATTGCCTGTTATAAGTCGTCGGCTATGCGGGGCGAGAAGCCCTTCTCGCCCCTTGAATATCTACCAAAGAAGCCGTACCAAAAATCACTTCCTGATACGGCTTCTTGTTGTGTATGGTGGAGGTGCGGAGAATCGAACTCCGGTCCAAAGCAAATCCGCGGCAGGTGTCTCCAAGCTCAGTTGCTCATTACATCTTAAACAACGCACGCCGAGCAACCCGCGTTTGTTGTTCCAGCCGGTTCAATCTTTTTGTAAGGCATACCGACTACGTCCTTACAAGCATCTCCCTCACATGACGTCGCCCCGGAAGCGGGAGCATATCCCGGTTTGACGCGCTGAACTTTTAATTAAGCAGCGAGAGCCATCTGAGGCTCATAAGAAAGAGTGTTGTCAATTCAATTTGACATTTCCCCTGTTTAACGTGGCGAGGAGACCACGGCTTGCTGCCCACCTAAAACTCACCCTGTCGAATCCAGTCACCCCCGGATGAATGAGGCGCTGTGTCACCATACAGCTTTCAAGTTACGCACGCGAGAAGCACAGCACAGGCGGCGTTGCTTAAGCCGCGCCGGACGGACGGCATCTCTACCATCGCCGAGCTTTTCTCAGCGCCCGATAATAACATCGGGACGAACAGTATACCCCTTTTTGTCGGGATATGCTCGTGTTTTCAGACGACAACACAGCGCGCGAGGTAACTTTCCAGAAGTGCGGCGCCGCGCCTTCCGAAAGTATGGCCCAGCAGGTGACTTTCCAGAAAGGGGTATGGCTCACGGGTGGCGTTTCCAAAAAAGTGCCACAGTTGTGATAAAAATACTTCACAACTCATGGCATTTTTAGGGGATTTATCACAACTGATGCCTTTTTTAGGAGATTTCGTATCACAACTCATGCACTTTTTTGGAATCGCCTCAATGGACGCCCGAGTAGACCGGAAGCGGACGCCTGGGTAGCACCTAACGAGGACTGAAGTGGACCAGAGCCGAACGCTGAAGTGCACTGGAGTCAGTCGACTGAAGAGGAACTTCCTGGCTGAGAGGTTCTTCTCGCCCGCTCATGCGCTCGGCCTGCCGCGAAACCTTTGGCATACTCTGACCTGCGGCGATCCTTTGCCTCGCGAATCTCCTCATCATGCAGCAGCTGCCGCTCCCGATCGATGAACATAACCGCAATCACAGCGAGAAGAAACACGGGGCTTGCAAGAATCATGTAATTCCCCATCACGGGAATCAACCGACTCCCGATAACGGCTCCCGCAACAAAGCAGAAAATGGTTCCGAAATAGAGCAGGGAAGACTCCGCGTGCTCCTTGTTATGCGTGTGGATATATGCGGCGACTTCCTGCGTGCCGCTTCGAAGGTTCCCTATGCACATGGTCGTCGCGAACGCGTGTCCGTGCAGCTTTCTGAACGCCTGCACCTGGATGCCGCACGCCAGCGACGTAAGGCTGTTTGCCAGCAGGTTCATATCCTGCGGCATAAACGCAACGCAGGTCAAGAGAAAGATTTCGACAAAAACGGCAAGCTGTCTCCAGTGAAGATGACGTTCGCGAGCCACTATGCGAATGACATACGCCACCGCGATGCCGATGGCAAACGCCAGCACCGGCATTCCATACTTAGCACACTTTTCAAACGAGCCGCTGGTTACATGAATGCCCAACAACAACAAATTGCCCGTTTGCGCATTGGCGAAGACGTGATCGCGCACAAGATAGGAGTAGGCGTCCATCACGCCTCCCGACAGCGCCAAAAGCGCCGCTACCTCAACGGAATCCGACATTTGCAACGCGTGTTTCAAAGCAATCTCCCTGCTGATTGGTCACCATAAGTCGTGCAACTCGCACGAAAAAAGCGGCGCAAGCAAAAGCTTACACCGCTAACTTAGCACTACTCGACAAAAATGTTATAGCTCAATTGCCAAGCTTCATTCGCATCGTCAAAGTTAGTCCTCGACAAGCTCAAACTGATCGGGGCCAACGCCGCACACGGGGCACGTATAGTCCTCGGGAAGTTCGGGGGTATCAACCTCAACCTCATAGCCGCAAACGGTGCATACGAACTTGTATGTCTTTTCTGCCATGTTGTTTCCTCTCTCCACGACCGGCTCCATACCGGTCTTTTACGTACTTCTGGTCCTGCAAACACGCGATCGCACTGGGTAAATTACGACCACGTTTGAAGCATTTTATCAATACCTGACTTTTTTACAAGCCCGAGAGCTCCTTATCGGCACGTAACGTCACCGGCCTCTAAGCTGCCGGCGTCCAAAGTCCGGCGACCACAGCCTGACGCATCAACACCGGAGCATCAAAACCAGCAGCTAAAAGCGACTCCGCTCCTTGAGCGCACGCTGAATCTCCCTGTCGGAATCACGACGAGCAGCGTCGGCTCGCTTGTCATATAGTTTCTTGCCGCGCGCGAGTCCAATAACCAGCTTCACACGATTATGCGTGTCAAACAGCAGGTCAAGCGGTATGAGCGCAAGCCCCTTTTGGCGCAGCTTGCTATCAAGATAGGTAATCTGGCTCCTGTGCAGCAACAGCTTGCGCTTGCGGTCCGGGTCTACATTCCACACACCGCCATTTGAGTACGGATGGATATGCACCCCGTGAAGCCACACTTCACGACCACGAACCAGGCAGAACGCGTCCGTAATCTGCGCTCCACGGTCACGAAGGCTTTTGACCTCCGTGCCCGTCAGCACCACACCGCATTCAAACGTCTCCAGTATTTCGTATTCATGGCGAGCAGAACGATTGCGCGCAATACTCTTACGCTCACGCTTTTCCATCGTCCGCCTCCTTTTGTGTCTTGGACCCAGGCTCCTTGCCGGCCGACATCTCAGACCCGGACCCCTTGCCATCCGACATCTCAGGCTCGGACTTCGTGCCAGCCGACGTCTCGGAGTTCAGCGCCGCGTCGCGCACGAGCTCCAAAAGAGCGAGGGCAGCGGGCTCGCCCACAAGATCGCGGGCGCGAATGGTCAACTGCGTTGCCTCGCCGCGATTGCCCATTGCAGCCTCATCTTGAGCGCACATCAAAAGGCAGACCGCGATTTCCGCGTTGGCTCCATCAGGCAAGCCTTCCGCCGCGAGAAGATCCTCCGCTTCAGAGTCGGACACGCCATCCGGGTCGGTTTCGGTACCCGCGGCCTGACTCAAAGCGGCGTCAAGCGCCCCGTCACGCGCGTCAAGACGGCGAGCCACACGCAGCGCCGCTGCCGCCTGCTGCGGACAACCTGTCTGCTCAAACCATGCGGCGAAATTCAAAAAGGCGCGCGCAAGATGCCTTACCTCGCTTGCTCGCTCAAAGACGCTGAAGGTAAGCGCCAGATACTGCTGGACATCGCCGGCAATCTTATACAAATCAGCCAAATCAAGACGGGCGGCGCAGTTCATGGGGTTCCAGCGGATAGCCTGCTTGAGGGCGTCTGCCGCCTCTTCGTATTTGCCTGTCCGCACGCAGGAAAGCGCAAAGTCGGCATAC includes:
- a CDS encoding class C sortase, encoding MTYAKHMKHGSEAGESSDSPASVTVSGRRKVSVPQISGIQMSGTQLNVENIKKKKRSQIWLILSIIALVAGLALISYPFVSDWLNQQAQNEVSATQEKTVTAMKKEDLSSEKEKAIAFNKHLRDGSSKVIDPFDSKDTMPGNEEYKEVLNVAGDGTMGELIIPKISVDLPIYHFTTDKVLQHGVGHVVNTSVPIGGESTHCVLAGHTGLPTARIFDKLNELSVNDWFIVRVLGEDHAYRVTSTEVVLPEEVNSLSIEPGKDQVTLVTCTPYGVNTHRLLVHAERCEVPAEWESSKKLVNRSVEPLADLPRHMVFYSIAGILVTISIILGIVFAVKFHKKRSNRSHKR
- a CDS encoding isopeptide-forming domain-containing fimbrial protein — its product is MKFASKGILGRISCLLAAAVLAFSLVPVKAFAAPTSAQDVADSEVTIKGLETGDVVSAYQIADADIDAANNLTYKMADGLPSEYDTIEKIAAVATDGYTFTQGSAMQNATAAIANALTSKAANATATAGADGNAKLTLGSGYYLVRVTSASGKTRVYQNMVVDVSPKVEGGVYKSRDVAPIDVKKTDVTVKKTVGSEYKESTDKYSVGDTVPFKVNTAIPNYPKDSKNATFTIGDKPTKGLKIKTSTIKINGETAVSGADYTLTAAENGYTIEFKKDYILANPGKSIEVTYEAELTSEAFSHSADDVTGNTATVTFNPNPYDSTTVTPDSTTKVKTYGYVFKKTDPEGNPLKGATFTLTLPNGKVLTSTSDDKGYVYFSGLAAGHYKISETGVPTGYTKVEDIEFDLSETTATADNPATEGVTENNFLVNSQNVVDKKQPVLPVTGDAGTFALTAAGTVLLAAGVFAIIRSRKQRA
- a CDS encoding FctA domain-containing protein, yielding MYGGHNYLRQLTNYAYTGNEHQAPNGKYYYKANNTAELEDALKAIASVITKSITYKQVTINDGLNTVNMDFAGTGTPQYVLKKTASDGTVLASYDSSTGATTGSWDYVKPVFNMADKTVTWSPERDSSKVLEDGVTYSITLKTKATQAAYDAIAEGATLEDGDNDGDGVNDSKGLYSNDNDKAKISFRTILTSTSSDGTVTTKVSDPAEALYNKPVVSPDTSKLKITKQWAGDDHVQNNASRPAVLRGTVTRDAGTVNEKKYDVTLTKTGTNTYETTLESVPAGPLGHTYTFEEESLPSYYEASAVTATAQGTSSAAGSVITLKGITAQTGSFEITNTYKAKGEVSLSATKVLEGRPLEDGQFQFRLKGQDDATDQLKTNDSNGAVAFDKIEYTQPGTYRYTITEVRGGGTGYKNDDHVENVTVKVVDNGDGTLTATPEYDGDGAVFTNKYIAVPLAVLKKSTDGATALSGAKFTLYEDNNDGSFGAGDNPALVYSDASLTSPIPDATVTTDGDGKALFYGLIAGKTYWLKETQAPAGYNLDTQVHKIIVDEDGNVSTVDSGGAQAALPKIGNVPTITIADEPIPGLPTTAGAGIVGIVVAGTTLAVSGGIAFARNAKKRR
- a CDS encoding vWA domain-containing protein, which translates into the protein MILVNSRPKQISACAKTRGRGRNKLPLFLVVFLFALVGQLLFTSGSAFAQDPEITTPPVHKKTLTSNGDGTYDLTLTVKGETASASEEQKANVLVVFDNSSSMTSQAGGGLTRLQAAKRVVNDLSSTILGINKDAKKDVVEMALLSFNEKPHVECNWTADLNTFQRATNNMGWHTGTNWEEALGEAKYLADQKAANGNPTYVLFVTDGLPTQKRGMGGILSGQTTTMVITAL
- a CDS encoding Sgo0707 family adhesin, which produces MRKRIIKRASVFLAALLACLIVVPSTAAFAVTEIKDDTDLAHVQAYQFTMTQANMEVLSQSGDVEMDVLPPEAGREQSTVFALKVDKANRGDQSFNQPLRLKFSNAGTVNSKAVDVYVTVNSVDLGFLQEGTGDFENPSKTVVPFMMVDENWGKKSFYIQNYLDGTHPTYTKDMFHTFSVNANVTVELKYQDGSPCDLRAVMFPSDIDVISTHNRKETFSVFNKDTAFDKIVKNNRNNLHETTVGNKTTWEPTDPAGTSGDDAEHNVTGMGIRSVDNKINFEYGTTMSCGGLFGLYTEVIAPPPTKEVDKAEVQAEAGQELTYTTKYRMPKPGVDTIGPITSMSMVDTFDERLDFKSLTVTQDGTTLTEGDDYTVTVEGQKVTVDIAKKHLTKGNGGKYYTIVYKTVTNEKVTQQGAESITNIVTQNVDNIKTDSNKVVTDLLYAKDHEFVSGTPGKELPQEVLDLLPGKQTGIKNGTTVTPDPPIDGKTRVETSEGTWVFMGYDHDSETIDHKNAHFIGVWVIEPQPKKDVLDADGNTIDGNKVKAGQILTYSVTYTNTTNTARDVTITDAIPEHTTYVDGSADNDGVYDEAAHKVTWKKNVASGETLTVTFKVKVDKGTKDVNVVNTAHVSDGLIDTDTNTTTNPVPPKSHKTVPYTGDNSMMQYALMTAAAGSAVVLLAIVAKKYRAARG
- a CDS encoding YoaK family protein, with translation MKHALQMSDSVEVAALLALSGGVMDAYSYLVRDHVFANAQTGNLLLLGIHVTSGSFEKCAKYGMPVLAFAIGIAVAYVIRIVARERHLHWRQLAVFVEIFLLTCVAFMPQDMNLLANSLTSLACGIQVQAFRKLHGHAFATTMCIGNLRSGTQEVAAYIHTHNKEHAESSLLYFGTIFCFVAGAVIGSRLIPVMGNYMILASPVFLLAVIAVMFIDRERQLLHDEEIREAKDRRRSEYAKGFAAGRAHERARRTSQPGSSSSVD
- a CDS encoding rubredoxin-like domain-containing protein — translated: MAEKTYKFVCTVCGYEVEVDTPELPEDYTCPVCGVGPDQFELVED
- the smpB gene encoding SsrA-binding protein SmpB, whose amino-acid sequence is MEKRERKSIARNRSARHEYEILETFECGVVLTGTEVKSLRDRGAQITDAFCLVRGREVWLHGVHIHPYSNGGVWNVDPDRKRKLLLHRSQITYLDSKLRQKGLALIPLDLLFDTHNRVKLVIGLARGKKLYDKRADAARRDSDREIQRALKERSRF